From one Micromonospora siamensis genomic stretch:
- a CDS encoding DUF3159 domain-containing protein — translation MTAGAQRPTQPATGVPDEEPLPTLAEQMADQLGGWRGLVESSIPVVVFVLANVIGELRPAVLASVGVALVIAVVRLVQRRPVRHAVNGLFGVAIGAAIAWRTGDERDFYLPGILYGIGYGLALLLSALLRQPLVGWIWSVLVAKGRSEWRDDPRLVRTFTQLTVLWGVVWLAKVGVQAALYLAQQDTALGIARLALGYPPYALLLLITVWTVRRVTREPAPDPLPGA, via the coding sequence ATGACCGCCGGAGCCCAGCGGCCGACGCAGCCGGCGACCGGCGTGCCCGACGAGGAGCCGCTGCCCACCCTGGCCGAGCAGATGGCCGACCAGCTGGGCGGCTGGCGGGGGCTGGTCGAGTCCAGCATCCCGGTGGTCGTCTTCGTGCTCGCCAACGTGATCGGCGAGCTGCGCCCCGCGGTGCTCGCCTCGGTCGGGGTGGCGCTGGTGATCGCCGTGGTGCGGCTGGTCCAGCGGCGGCCGGTCCGGCACGCCGTCAACGGGCTGTTCGGCGTCGCGATCGGTGCGGCCATCGCCTGGCGCACCGGTGACGAGCGGGACTTCTACCTCCCCGGCATCCTCTACGGCATCGGCTACGGCCTGGCGCTGCTGCTCTCCGCGCTGCTGCGGCAGCCGCTGGTCGGCTGGATCTGGTCGGTGCTGGTGGCCAAGGGGCGCTCCGAGTGGCGGGACGACCCCCGGCTGGTGCGCACCTTCACCCAGCTCACCGTGCTCTGGGGCGTGGTCTGGCTGGCCAAGGTCGGGGTGCAGGCCGCGCTCTACCTGGCGCAGCAGGACACCGCGCTGGGCATCGCCCGGCTGGCCCTGGGCTACCCGCCGTACGCCCTGCTGCTGCTGATCACCGTCTGGACGGTGCGCCGGGTGACCCGGGAGCCGGCGCCGGACCCGCTGCCCGG
- a CDS encoding DUF3710 domain-containing protein, which yields MIFSRKRDNGRDERGTEVLGTSAADEPAVPARGPYDASEAPADMPRLDLGSLQIPAVPEVEVRVQADPQGVIQQVVLVHGDNALQLGVFAAPRSEGIWDEVREEIRQSLFNDGAAAQEVQGEYGTELQARVRTPDGITDLRFVGVDGPRWMVRGVYQGRAATDPSAAGPLAVCLDGLVVDRGHEAKPVREPLPLRLPREVADQATSADDTAAEGGAPREV from the coding sequence GTGATCTTCTCCCGAAAGCGGGACAACGGCCGGGACGAGCGGGGCACCGAGGTCCTGGGGACCTCCGCGGCGGACGAGCCGGCGGTGCCGGCCCGCGGGCCGTACGACGCCTCCGAGGCGCCGGCCGACATGCCCCGGCTCGACCTGGGCAGCCTCCAGATCCCGGCGGTGCCCGAGGTCGAGGTGCGCGTGCAGGCCGACCCGCAGGGCGTGATCCAGCAGGTGGTGCTGGTGCACGGCGACAACGCCCTGCAGCTCGGTGTCTTCGCCGCCCCGCGCAGCGAGGGCATCTGGGACGAGGTGCGCGAGGAGATCCGCCAGTCGCTGTTCAACGACGGCGCCGCCGCCCAGGAGGTCCAGGGCGAGTACGGCACCGAGTTGCAGGCCCGGGTGCGTACCCCGGACGGCATCACCGACCTGCGGTTCGTCGGCGTCGACGGGCCGCGCTGGATGGTCCGCGGCGTCTACCAGGGCCGCGCGGCGACCGACCCGTCGGCGGCCGGGCCGCTGGCGGTCTGCCTGGACGGCCTGGTGGTCGACCGGGGTCACGAGGCGAAGCCGGTCCGCGAGCCGCTGCCGTTGCGGCTGCCCCGGGAGGTCGCCGACCAGGCCACCTCGGCGGACGACACGGCCGCCGAGGGCGGCGCGCCCCGCGAGGTCTGA
- a CDS encoding OB-fold nucleic acid binding domain-containing protein produces MTTDGGRVSLRRILQRLTASEAEIEAQELQRESVESGGMPARQCSRGQVVCVSGRLRTVVYTPRTNLPTLEADLYDGSDVVTLVWLGRRHIAGIEPGRHLTARGRVAVRDERKVIYNPHYELESPK; encoded by the coding sequence ATGACGACCGACGGAGGTCGGGTGTCGCTGCGGCGCATCCTGCAACGGCTCACCGCGAGCGAGGCCGAGATCGAGGCGCAGGAACTGCAACGGGAGAGCGTCGAGTCCGGCGGCATGCCGGCCCGGCAGTGTTCCCGGGGTCAGGTCGTCTGCGTCAGCGGTCGACTGCGTACCGTGGTCTACACTCCCCGGACGAACCTGCCCACCCTCGAGGCCGACCTGTACGACGGCAGCGACGTGGTCACCCTGGTCTGGCTGGGCCGGCGGCACATCGCCGGGATCGAGCCGGGCCGGCACCTGACCGCCCGCGGCCGGGTGGCCGTACGGGACGAGCGCAAGGTCATCTACAACCCGCACTACGAGCTGGAGTCGCCGAAGTGA
- the dut gene encoding dUTP diphosphatase, whose product MTDVVPVPVRQLDPELPLPAYAHPGDAGADLVAAADVELPPGGRALVPTGVALALPEGYVGLVHPRSGLAARLGVTVLNAPGTVDAGYRGEILVNLINHDRVAPARIARGDRIAQLVVQQVARAQFRPVAELPDTPRGSGGHGSTGGHAGLTPYPTGAEGRRADPDRAGGLTEEVAG is encoded by the coding sequence CGACCCGGAGCTGCCGTTGCCGGCGTACGCCCATCCCGGTGACGCCGGGGCCGACCTGGTCGCCGCCGCCGACGTGGAGCTGCCGCCCGGCGGACGCGCGCTGGTGCCGACCGGCGTGGCGCTGGCCCTCCCGGAGGGGTACGTCGGGCTGGTCCACCCCCGGTCCGGACTCGCGGCCAGGCTCGGCGTGACCGTGCTCAACGCGCCCGGTACGGTCGACGCCGGCTACCGGGGTGAGATCCTGGTCAACCTGATCAACCATGATCGGGTCGCCCCGGCGCGGATCGCCCGCGGTGACCGGATCGCGCAGCTCGTCGTCCAGCAGGTGGCGCGGGCGCAGTTCCGGCCGGTGGCCGAGCTGCCCGACACGCCGCGCGGTTCGGGCGGGCACGGTTCGACCGGCGGCCACGCCGGGCTGACGCCGTACCCGACCGGGGCGGAGGGCCGGCGCGCCGACCCGGATCGGGCCGGCGGGTTGACGGAAGAGGTGGCAGGGTGA